Proteins encoded by one window of Deinococcus radiodurans R1 = ATCC 13939 = DSM 20539:
- a CDS encoding SIR2 family NAD-dependent protein deacylase codes for MDLSQARAALKAARRVAVLTGAGISAESGIPTFRDAQTGHWARFRPEDLASPDAYRRDPDLVWEWYAGRYRDVLAAQPNRGHELLAELERRKGPGFFLATQNVDGLHARAGSGSAGGELVELHGNLLQARDELTGEVFPLAAPDELTLPPLSPNGQRMRPHIVWFGEYLPVDALDAAQRAFAGAEVALVIGTSSVVYPAAGLAAETLRRGGAVIEINPEATDLTPDATFSLRESASRGLELLLEDD; via the coding sequence ATGGACCTTTCCCAAGCCCGCGCCGCCCTGAAGGCTGCCCGCCGCGTCGCCGTGCTGACGGGCGCGGGCATCAGCGCCGAGAGCGGCATTCCGACTTTCCGTGACGCGCAGACCGGCCACTGGGCGCGCTTCCGGCCCGAGGACCTCGCCAGCCCGGACGCCTACCGCCGCGACCCCGACCTCGTGTGGGAGTGGTACGCCGGGCGCTACCGCGACGTGCTGGCCGCGCAGCCCAACCGGGGCCACGAGCTGCTGGCCGAACTCGAACGGCGCAAGGGCCCGGGCTTTTTCCTGGCGACCCAGAACGTGGACGGCCTGCACGCCCGCGCCGGCAGCGGGAGCGCAGGAGGCGAACTGGTCGAACTGCACGGCAACCTCTTGCAGGCCCGCGACGAACTGACCGGCGAGGTCTTTCCCCTGGCCGCGCCGGACGAGCTGACGCTGCCGCCGCTTTCTCCCAATGGCCAGCGGATGCGCCCCCACATCGTCTGGTTCGGGGAATACTTGCCGGTAGACGCGCTGGACGCGGCGCAGCGGGCCTTTGCCGGGGCCGAAGTCGCCCTGGTCATCGGCACGAGCAGCGTGGTCTACCCGGCTGCGGGGCTGGCAGCGGAGACGCTGCGGCGTGGCGGCGCCGTCATCGAAATCAACCCCGAGGCCACCGACCTGACGCCGGACGCCACCTTCAGCCTGCGCGAATCGGCGAGCCGGGGGCTGGAGCTGCTGCTGGAAGACGACTGA
- a CDS encoding DUF2089 domain-containing protein, protein MRPLPLPFPDETEAPLVTELRFPTSGTTVRGVFELNEFATLTPENLEFLRLYIRVRGNLKEVERVLGLSYPTVRSRFDALLRAMGYEPEAPDPQDEVLSQLERGELTPEEAARKLRR, encoded by the coding sequence ATGCGCCCGCTGCCTCTGCCTTTTCCCGACGAAACCGAAGCGCCGCTGGTCACGGAACTGCGGTTTCCGACCAGCGGCACCACCGTGCGCGGGGTGTTCGAACTCAACGAATTCGCCACCCTGACACCCGAGAACCTCGAATTTCTGCGCCTCTACATCCGGGTGCGCGGCAACCTCAAGGAAGTGGAGCGGGTTCTGGGCCTCTCGTACCCCACGGTGCGTTCGCGTTTCGATGCCCTGCTGCGAGCGATGGGCTACGAACCCGAAGCGCCCGACCCGCAGGACGAGGTGCTCAGCCAGCTCGAACGCGGCGAGCTGACGCCGGAGGAAGCCGCCCGCAAGCTGCGGCGGTGA
- a CDS encoding ribonuclease R family protein — MTQPELTPAQRTEVELLARGRADKSRVLRDLKLPETPEAAHALLLRLGVWDEARTPYADRLRAALNAVELPVPDFDPAEERLDLTHLPTFAIDDEGNQDPDDAVGVEDLGGGLTRLWVHVADVAALVAPDSPLDLEARARGATLYLPDRTIGMLPDELVAKAGLGLHEVSPALSICLDLDPDGNAEAVDVLLTRVKVQRLAYQEAQARLEAGEEPFVTLARLARASRRLREGEGALSIDLPEVRVKADETGASVFPLPKPEMRTVVQECMTLAGWGTAIFADDNEIPLPFATQDYPTREVAGDTLPAMWARRKTLARTRFQPSPGPHHGMGLDLYAQATSPMRRYLDLVVHQQLRAFLAGRDPLSSKVMAAHIAESQMNADATRQAERLSRRHHTLRFIAAQPERVWDAVVVDRRGAQATLLIPDLAFDVQVNTPAAPGTALQVQFADIDLPQMRVRARSV; from the coding sequence ATGACCCAGCCCGAACTCACCCCCGCCCAGCGCACCGAGGTGGAACTCCTCGCCCGGGGCCGCGCCGACAAGAGCCGCGTCCTGCGCGACCTGAAGCTGCCCGAAACGCCCGAGGCCGCCCACGCGCTGCTGCTGCGCCTCGGCGTCTGGGACGAGGCCCGCACCCCCTACGCCGACCGCCTGCGCGCCGCTTTGAACGCAGTGGAGTTGCCGGTGCCCGACTTCGACCCCGCCGAGGAGCGGCTCGACCTGACCCATCTGCCCACCTTCGCCATCGACGACGAGGGGAACCAGGACCCCGACGACGCGGTGGGCGTGGAAGACCTCGGTGGCGGCCTGACCCGGCTGTGGGTGCACGTGGCCGACGTGGCGGCTCTGGTGGCCCCCGACAGCCCGCTTGACCTCGAAGCGCGGGCACGCGGCGCCACCCTCTACCTGCCCGACCGCACCATCGGGATGCTGCCCGACGAACTGGTGGCGAAGGCGGGGCTGGGCCTGCACGAGGTGTCTCCGGCGCTCTCCATCTGTCTCGACCTCGACCCGGACGGCAACGCCGAGGCGGTGGACGTGCTGCTGACGCGCGTGAAGGTGCAGCGCCTCGCCTATCAGGAGGCGCAGGCCCGGCTGGAGGCGGGCGAGGAACCCTTCGTCACGCTCGCCCGCCTCGCCCGCGCCAGCCGCCGCCTGCGCGAGGGCGAAGGCGCGCTGTCCATCGACCTGCCCGAAGTGCGCGTGAAGGCCGACGAGACGGGCGCCTCCGTCTTTCCGCTGCCCAAGCCCGAGATGCGGACGGTGGTGCAGGAGTGCATGACGCTGGCTGGCTGGGGGACCGCCATCTTTGCCGACGACAACGAGATTCCCCTGCCCTTCGCCACCCAGGACTACCCCACCCGTGAGGTGGCGGGCGATACCCTGCCCGCGATGTGGGCGCGGCGTAAGACGCTGGCCCGCACCCGCTTTCAGCCCTCGCCAGGGCCGCACCACGGGATGGGCCTCGACCTCTACGCCCAGGCGACGAGCCCCATGCGCCGCTACCTCGACCTGGTGGTGCACCAGCAGTTGCGGGCCTTCCTGGCGGGCCGCGACCCGCTGAGCAGCAAGGTTATGGCCGCGCACATCGCCGAGTCGCAGATGAACGCCGACGCCACCCGGCAGGCCGAGCGCCTCAGCCGCCGTCACCACACCCTGCGCTTCATCGCCGCGCAGCCGGAGCGCGTGTGGGACGCGGTGGTGGTGGACCGCCGGGGGGCACAGGCCACGCTGCTGATTCCCGACCTCGCCTTCGACGTGCAGGTAAACACGCCCGCCGCTCCCGGCACCGCGCTGCAGGTGCAATTTGCCGATATCGACCTGCCGCAAATGCGGGTGCGGGCGCGCAGCGTCTGA
- a CDS encoding uracil-DNA glycosylase → MAPRGLDIPELDPAGGGVNSRILCLLEAPGPQAAQSRGGSGFISMDNDDHTAHTMFQLIADSGVRREQLLLWNIVPWYVGDDHRIRGVKQGEIQEGADLLAELIELLPELAVVVTLGRAAASGWARVKGRAVSRTVTLNSWHPSGQALNGHPERYEHLLMTLRLAQQISEYRQSPFRPSWSS, encoded by the coding sequence GTGGCGCCACGCGGCCTGGACATTCCAGAGCTTGACCCGGCAGGTGGAGGCGTCAACAGCCGCATTCTCTGCCTGCTGGAAGCGCCGGGGCCACAAGCCGCGCAGTCCCGCGGTGGCAGTGGATTTATCAGCATGGACAATGACGACCACACGGCCCACACCATGTTTCAGCTCATTGCAGACAGCGGCGTGCGTCGTGAACAGCTTTTGTTGTGGAATATCGTGCCGTGGTACGTAGGTGATGACCACCGAATTCGCGGCGTCAAGCAAGGCGAGATTCAGGAAGGCGCCGACCTTCTCGCCGAGCTCATCGAGCTTTTGCCAGAGCTGGCTGTCGTCGTCACGCTGGGACGAGCCGCCGCCAGCGGGTGGGCGCGGGTCAAGGGCAGAGCCGTCAGCAGGACTGTGACCCTCAACAGTTGGCATCCCAGCGGACAGGCTCTCAATGGTCATCCCGAACGGTACGAACATCTTCTGATGACTCTGCGCCTCGCACAGCAAATCAGTGAGTATCGGCAGAGTCCATTCCGGCCCAGTTGGTCTTCCTGA
- the purE gene encoding 5-(carboxyamino)imidazole ribonucleotide mutase yields the protein MSDLSADSASPRVGVVMGSRSDSETMQGALDLLSQLEIPYEVRVLSAHRTPGLLSTYAARAERLGLACIIAGAGGAAHLPGMLAAFTRVPVLGVPVQSRALSGQDSLLSIVQMPAGVPVATFAIGQAGAKNAALFAAALLATTDAGVRTRLEAFRAAQTQAVLDDPYFDGHPQAGTE from the coding sequence ATGAGTGATCTTTCTGCTGACTCGGCGTCCCCCCGCGTCGGCGTGGTGATGGGCAGCCGCAGCGACTCCGAGACGATGCAGGGCGCCTTGGACCTCCTGTCGCAGCTTGAGATTCCCTACGAGGTGCGCGTGCTCTCGGCCCACCGTACGCCGGGGCTACTGTCGACCTACGCGGCCCGCGCCGAGCGGCTGGGACTCGCCTGCATCATTGCCGGGGCGGGGGGGGCCGCGCACCTGCCAGGGATGCTGGCGGCCTTTACGCGGGTGCCGGTGCTCGGCGTGCCGGTGCAGTCGCGGGCCCTCAGCGGTCAGGACAGCTTGCTGAGCATCGTGCAGATGCCTGCCGGTGTCCCCGTCGCCACCTTCGCCATCGGACAGGCGGGGGCCAAAAACGCTGCGCTCTTTGCCGCCGCCCTGCTCGCCACCACTGATGCGGGGGTGCGGACCCGGCTGGAGGCCTTCCGCGCTGCTCAAACTCAAGCCGTGCTGGATGACCCCTATTTCGACGGTCATCCCCAGGCGGGCACCGAATGA
- the purK gene encoding 5-(carboxyamino)imidazole ribonucleotide synthase has protein sequence MSDQPAATLGILGGGQLAQMLALAALPLGVQVRVLEPDAEAPARLCAEHVHAPYTDPAGLDALAACDAVTLEFENVPVESLDALRGRVPVRPGAGLLARSKHRAREKAALQEAGARTAPFVVIQREADLDGALDRVGGQGILKTSELGYDGKGQVRVASDTDLRQGWAELGQVACILEGFVTFEREVSLAVARTADGRLAFGPLVENVHRDGILRTSVYPAAVPDGTEARAREMARAVAEGWGLEGLLTLEFFQVPDGDLLVNEVAPRVHNSGHLTQDGGGASQFEAQVRAVLGLPLSDWSPLLPCAMVNYVGVEGAAPDWAAIDALPGTRVHLYHKAHRTGRKLGHVNLAAPDLPTLHQRLAQLEQLIP, from the coding sequence ATGAGCGACCAACCTGCGGCCACCCTCGGCATTCTGGGCGGCGGACAACTCGCTCAGATGCTGGCCCTCGCTGCGCTGCCGCTGGGGGTGCAGGTGCGGGTGCTTGAACCTGATGCGGAAGCCCCAGCCCGGCTGTGTGCCGAGCATGTGCACGCGCCCTACACCGACCCGGCGGGGCTGGACGCGCTTGCGGCGTGCGACGCGGTCACGCTGGAATTCGAAAATGTCCCGGTGGAGTCGCTGGACGCTCTGCGGGGCCGGGTGCCGGTGCGTCCCGGAGCCGGGCTGCTCGCCCGCTCCAAGCACCGCGCCCGCGAGAAGGCGGCGCTGCAAGAGGCGGGGGCGCGCACGGCGCCCTTCGTGGTCATCCAGCGGGAAGCGGACCTGGACGGCGCTCTGGACCGGGTCGGGGGCCAGGGCATCCTCAAAACCTCCGAACTCGGGTACGACGGAAAAGGGCAGGTGCGGGTGGCCTCCGACACCGACCTGCGCCAGGGCTGGGCCGAGCTGGGGCAAGTCGCCTGCATATTGGAAGGCTTCGTCACCTTTGAGCGCGAAGTCAGCCTCGCTGTGGCGCGCACGGCGGACGGGCGCCTGGCCTTTGGGCCGCTGGTGGAGAACGTCCACCGTGACGGGATTTTGCGGACGTCCGTTTACCCCGCTGCCGTGCCGGACGGCACCGAAGCCCGCGCCCGCGAGATGGCCCGCGCCGTGGCCGAGGGCTGGGGCCTGGAAGGGCTGCTCACGCTGGAATTCTTTCAGGTGCCGGACGGCGACCTGCTGGTGAATGAGGTCGCGCCCCGTGTCCACAACTCCGGCCACCTGACCCAGGACGGCGGCGGTGCCAGCCAGTTCGAGGCACAGGTGCGCGCGGTGCTGGGCCTGCCGCTGTCCGACTGGTCTCCCCTGCTGCCCTGCGCGATGGTCAACTATGTCGGTGTGGAGGGGGCCGCGCCCGACTGGGCCGCCATTGACGCCCTTCCCGGCACCCGCGTCCACCTCTATCACAAGGCGCACCGCACCGGGCGCAAGCTGGGACACGTCAATCTGGCAGCGCCCGACCTGCCCACCTTGCATCAGCGGCTGGCACAGCTCGAACAGCTCATCCCCTGA
- a CDS encoding VanW family protein: MKRFLLPLLLTWPGAALAAQPAPQLALAQDLQLTFKGELKKIDDGQLVTAPVTKSWTLPAKWVARSREYNKLSSYLTPYLDRVEKETFVRGRPAKFEQVGNKWVATDQPEWKLDRPATEAKLLEAIRTGATTLPVVFSEKVPQRSVALLAERGVMRNLASARSSFTGSPDFRVKNIVVGSSKLDYQWVAPGEDFDFNKSMGDINAANGFVPGYIISGGTLALEDGGGICQVSTTIFRALWEAGLPIVERNQHSYRVHYYDPVGYEATVYAPSKNLRMKNDTDAYIFIQASWNTATQKLRFDVFGPDTGRKTQISAPVVTDVKPAASPTFTPDKRVVLGQQRLLDQPMEGMTSVITRTVTFRDGTSQQDSIKSVYKPWGAVYGVHPSDPRLKQTEAQAKK, encoded by the coding sequence ATGAAGCGTTTTCTTCTTCCCCTGCTGCTGACCTGGCCTGGCGCGGCGCTGGCAGCCCAGCCTGCTCCTCAGCTGGCACTGGCACAGGATCTGCAACTCACTTTCAAGGGCGAACTCAAAAAGATCGACGACGGTCAGCTCGTCACGGCGCCTGTGACCAAGAGCTGGACCCTGCCCGCCAAGTGGGTTGCCCGCAGCCGTGAGTACAACAAGCTCAGCTCGTACCTGACCCCCTACCTCGACCGGGTGGAAAAGGAAACCTTCGTGCGTGGGCGCCCCGCCAAGTTCGAGCAGGTGGGCAACAAGTGGGTGGCGACCGACCAGCCCGAGTGGAAGCTCGACCGTCCGGCGACGGAGGCCAAGCTGCTCGAAGCGATTCGCACTGGGGCAACGACCCTGCCGGTCGTCTTCAGCGAAAAGGTGCCCCAGCGCAGCGTGGCCCTGCTTGCCGAGCGCGGCGTCATGCGCAACCTGGCGAGCGCCCGCAGCTCATTTACTGGCAGCCCGGATTTCCGCGTCAAGAACATCGTGGTCGGGTCTTCTAAGCTTGACTACCAGTGGGTGGCGCCCGGCGAGGACTTCGATTTCAACAAGTCAATGGGGGACATCAACGCGGCCAACGGCTTCGTGCCCGGTTACATCATTTCCGGCGGCACGCTGGCGCTGGAAGACGGCGGCGGCATCTGCCAGGTCAGCACCACCATTTTCCGCGCCCTTTGGGAAGCGGGCCTGCCCATCGTAGAGCGCAACCAGCACTCCTACCGCGTCCACTACTACGACCCGGTGGGCTACGAGGCGACGGTGTACGCCCCCAGCAAGAACCTGCGGATGAAGAACGACACCGATGCCTACATCTTCATTCAGGCGAGCTGGAACACGGCGACCCAGAAACTACGCTTCGACGTGTTTGGCCCTGACACGGGCCGCAAAACCCAGATCAGTGCCCCAGTGGTCACGGATGTGAAACCCGCCGCCTCTCCCACCTTCACCCCTGATAAGCGCGTGGTGCTGGGGCAACAGCGCCTGCTCGACCAGCCGATGGAGGGGATGACGAGCGTGATTACCCGCACCGTCACCTTCCGCGACGGCACCAGCCAGCAGGACAGCATTAAGAGCGTCTACAAGCCCTGGGGCGCGGTGTACGGCGTGCATCCCAGCGACCCGCGCCTGAAGCAGACGGAAGCGCAGGCGAAGAAGTAA
- a CDS encoding class I SAM-dependent methyltransferase — MTTDQQRRAANARQFDRIAADYDALGFLTQAALALAAALDVPPTGRVLDVATGTGTVALTLAPKVAEVMGTDIAPAMIEQARQRAAGRSNVQFVLAEATALTFADQSFDVVVCGAGLFFVPDMVAALREWRRVLRPGGEVVFSAFGRGLLGPLPGLWRERLAGEGVKPGAPPLGRIGTVEAAKDLLIQAGFAEVTAELTPLPYTLATPADRWADIRAGLEGLPLAQFTPEVQARLEDEHLAELQPLFAAGPLTVPILLIVARGRKAVSD, encoded by the coding sequence ATGACCACCGACCAGCAGCGCCGCGCCGCCAACGCTCGGCAATTTGACCGTATTGCCGCCGACTATGACGCGCTGGGTTTTTTGACTCAGGCTGCGTTGGCCCTGGCCGCCGCGCTAGATGTTCCGCCCACTGGCCGGGTACTTGATGTGGCGACAGGTACCGGCACTGTGGCCTTGACGCTCGCTCCAAAGGTTGCTGAGGTGATGGGCACTGACATTGCCCCAGCCATGATTGAACAGGCGCGGCAGCGGGCGGCTGGACGCTCCAACGTGCAGTTCGTGCTTGCTGAGGCAACAGCCCTGACCTTTGCCGATCAAAGTTTCGACGTGGTGGTTTGTGGCGCAGGGCTTTTTTTCGTGCCCGATATGGTCGCAGCTTTAAGAGAGTGGCGGCGGGTGCTGCGGCCCGGTGGCGAAGTCGTGTTTAGCGCGTTTGGGCGTGGCCTGCTCGGCCCGTTGCCGGGACTGTGGCGCGAACGGCTCGCCGGAGAAGGCGTCAAACCTGGAGCGCCGCCGCTGGGGCGTATCGGTACGGTAGAGGCCGCAAAGGACTTGCTCATTCAGGCAGGGTTTGCTGAGGTGACTGCCGAATTGACGCCGTTGCCCTACACCCTCGCTACGCCTGCTGACCGCTGGGCCGACATCCGGGCAGGACTGGAAGGATTGCCCCTTGCCCAATTCACGCCAGAAGTGCAAGCCCGTCTAGAAGACGAGCATCTTGCCGAATTACAACCGCTGTTCGCCGCTGGGCCGCTGACGGTGCCGATTCTCTTGATCGTGGCGCGAGGGCGCAAAGCGGTTTCAGATTGA
- the mnmG gene encoding tRNA uridine-5-carboxymethylaminomethyl(34) synthesis enzyme MnmG, giving the protein MKGWNVIVIGGGHAGLEAAWAAAKFSRVALLVGNPATVGRMPCNPAVGGPGKSQLVFEVQALGGLMGRLADDTAIHTRMLNASKGPAVQSLRVQNERDAYAERAQDVIFGHSEIEIVRGEAADLEQDGQGGWVVVTSDGRRLHARSVVLAAGTFMRGVTWYGRQSRPEGRQGEPPSRFLSAPLERGGHVLKRYKTGTPPRVRADSVRFADLLEIPADPQPRGFTGTPGPRAAESPTWQTHTTPQTHALIQENLHESPMYAGDIEGLGPRYCPSIEDKVVKFAHHDRHLLFVEPDGVQTSEVYLQGFSSSLPPRLQDELVRTLPGFEQAVIQRYAYAVEYDVVDSTELTLNLESKKLPGLFTAGQLNGTSGYEEAAAQGLVAGTAAARRSLGLDEQVIGRETSYLGVLLDDLVFKGSDEPYRMMTSRVEHRLLVRQDNADERMTPIGHALGLVDDAELIRVQEKYARVQSGIKSLSKQRMQGQTADAWLRRPELSLADVETLGATLPAELGASEREAVEIRVKYAGYIARAESQLRSEAKARELSLSGVNFAGITALSNEAREKLTRLQPQTVEQASRISGVRHADISALLVHLKGQRVGS; this is encoded by the coding sequence ATGAAGGGCTGGAATGTCATCGTCATCGGCGGAGGCCACGCGGGGCTGGAAGCTGCCTGGGCCGCCGCCAAATTCTCGCGGGTCGCGCTGCTCGTCGGCAACCCGGCGACGGTGGGCCGCATGCCCTGCAACCCGGCGGTGGGCGGGCCGGGCAAAAGCCAGCTCGTCTTTGAAGTGCAGGCGCTCGGCGGACTGATGGGTCGCCTCGCCGACGACACCGCCATTCACACCCGGATGCTCAACGCGAGCAAGGGCCCCGCCGTGCAGTCGCTGCGCGTGCAGAACGAACGCGACGCCTACGCCGAACGCGCCCAGGACGTGATTTTCGGGCACTCCGAAATTGAGATTGTGCGCGGTGAAGCCGCCGACTTGGAACAGGATGGGCAGGGCGGCTGGGTGGTCGTGACCAGCGATGGCCGCCGCCTGCACGCCCGCAGTGTGGTCCTTGCCGCCGGTACCTTCATGCGCGGTGTGACCTGGTATGGCCGCCAATCGCGCCCCGAGGGACGACAGGGCGAGCCGCCCTCGCGCTTTCTTTCAGCTCCACTGGAACGCGGCGGGCACGTGCTCAAGCGCTACAAGACCGGCACCCCTCCGCGCGTCCGGGCCGACTCGGTGCGCTTTGCCGACCTGCTGGAAATTCCCGCCGACCCGCAGCCGCGCGGCTTTACCGGCACGCCCGGTCCCCGCGCCGCCGAGTCTCCGACCTGGCAGACCCACACCACACCGCAGACGCACGCGCTGATTCAGGAAAACCTGCACGAGTCGCCCATGTATGCCGGCGACATCGAGGGCCTGGGGCCACGCTACTGTCCGAGCATCGAGGACAAAGTGGTCAAGTTCGCCCACCACGACCGCCACCTGCTGTTCGTGGAACCCGACGGCGTGCAGACGAGCGAGGTCTACCTCCAGGGCTTTTCCTCCTCACTGCCGCCGCGCCTGCAAGACGAACTGGTGCGGACGCTCCCAGGCTTCGAGCAGGCCGTCATTCAGCGCTACGCCTACGCGGTGGAATACGACGTGGTGGACTCCACTGAACTCACCCTCAACCTCGAATCCAAAAAGCTGCCGGGCCTCTTCACCGCCGGGCAGCTCAACGGCACCAGCGGCTACGAGGAAGCGGCGGCGCAGGGCTTGGTCGCAGGGACGGCGGCAGCGCGGCGCTCCCTTGGCCTGGACGAACAGGTCATCGGGCGGGAAACCAGTTATCTGGGTGTGTTGCTCGACGACCTCGTCTTCAAGGGCAGCGACGAACCCTACCGCATGATGACCAGCCGGGTGGAACACCGCCTATTGGTCCGCCAGGACAACGCCGACGAGCGCATGACGCCTATCGGCCATGCGCTGGGGCTGGTTGATGACGCCGAGTTGATAAGGGTGCAGGAGAAGTACGCTCGGGTGCAGAGCGGCATCAAAAGCCTCAGCAAGCAGCGCATGCAAGGGCAAACCGCCGATGCCTGGCTGCGCCGCCCCGAGCTGTCGCTGGCCGACGTAGAAACTCTGGGCGCCACACTGCCCGCCGAACTGGGTGCCAGCGAGCGCGAAGCGGTGGAAATCCGCGTCAAGTACGCCGGCTACATCGCCCGCGCCGAATCGCAACTGCGCTCAGAAGCCAAAGCCCGTGAACTCAGCCTCAGCGGCGTGAATTTCGCCGGTATTACGGCCCTGTCCAACGAAGCGCGCGAAAAATTAACGCGCCTGCAACCGCAGACAGTGGAGCAGGCCAGCCGCATTTCCGGTGTCCGCCACGCCGATATCAGTGCCCTGCTGGTGCATCTGAAAGGCCAGCGAGTGGGAAGTTAG